The window GGGCGGCCGCGAAATGTACCCGCCCGAGGCGGCCCAGCTCCAGCGTAGGCGCGGTCACACGGTCAGCGTGCTGGCCAAGGTCAACACACCGCTGGCGAAGCACCTGGAATCCACCGACCTGGACTATGACCTGCTGCGCGCGGGTCCCTATTTCGACCCGGCGGCGATTGTCCGTCTGAGCCGTATCCTGCGTCGGCGAAACCCGGAGGTGATCCAGGTTCACCTT of the bacterium genome contains:
- a CDS encoding glycosyltransferase, encoding MHLTTAGGWGGREMYPPEAAQLQRRRGHTVSVLAKVNTPLAKHLESTDLDYDLLRAGPYFDPAAIVRLSRILRRRNPEVIQVHLSRDLLLVEAACALARLRPALILHKHIASAGNKKYRLHRVLYGRL